GCCGTGGACGGCGACCTCACGCTCGCCGCTGGCAGCCCCTGCGCGGCGCCGGCCTGCGGGGCGATGGGCGCCGAGGGCGTCGGCTGCACGGGGCGCAGCGTGGGCGCCATGGACTTCAGCACGCTCAAGCAGCTCTACGGCAACTGATCCGCCAGGAAAGGACGGGCGCGCGCATGGCCAAGAGTCCGCGCATCATCGTCACCGGCGGCGCCGGCTTCATCGGCAGCAACCTGGTGCGTTCGCTCAATGCGGCGGGGGAGCGGGACATCCTGCTCGTCGATCACCTGGGGTCCGACGCAAAGTGGCGAAACCTCGTCGGGCTCTCCACCGCCGACTATCTGGACAAGG
The sequence above is drawn from the bacterium genome and encodes:
- a CDS encoding NAD-dependent epimerase/dehydratase family protein; the encoded protein is MAKSPRIIVTGGAGFIGSNLVRSLNAAGERDILLVDHLGSDAKWRNLVGLSTADYLDKAEFRARFRSEGLAGAQVVYHLGACSSTSELDAGYLMDNNTRYTRELCDAALAAGARF